In the Alteromonas sp. M12 genome, one interval contains:
- the lpxH gene encoding UDP-2,3-diacylglucosamine diphosphatase — protein sequence MKPYTYFISDLHLSAQRPDITACLASFLSDQALGADALYVLGDLFEYWIGDDDRNEFSEHVASLFKQFSQTGVPIYFIHGNRDFLIREKFARRAGMTILNQQHVINLYGTSTLLMHGDELCTLDLAYQKFRKKARGWWWPRMILSLPLWVRRKIAEKGRKTSQQNQQKLSMEIMDVTSAEVVNYMQEYNVQQLIHGHTHRPAIHQLEVNSKPALRIVLGDWYDQGSMLKITPKSIDLISADLTTPP from the coding sequence ATGAAACCATATACTTACTTTATTTCAGACTTGCATTTAAGTGCTCAGCGTCCTGACATTACCGCGTGTTTGGCGTCTTTTTTGAGTGACCAAGCCTTAGGGGCTGATGCTTTATATGTCCTTGGCGATTTGTTCGAATATTGGATTGGCGACGACGATCGCAATGAATTTAGCGAACATGTAGCAAGCTTATTTAAGCAGTTTTCACAAACCGGCGTACCCATCTATTTTATACACGGAAACCGTGATTTCTTAATTCGAGAAAAATTTGCGCGCAGAGCAGGCATGACAATTTTAAACCAACAACATGTCATCAATCTGTATGGAACTTCGACTCTGTTGATGCATGGTGACGAACTCTGTACGTTAGATCTCGCCTACCAAAAATTTCGGAAAAAGGCCCGTGGTTGGTGGTGGCCAAGAATGATTTTAAGCTTGCCGTTATGGGTTCGCAGAAAAATTGCCGAAAAAGGACGAAAAACCAGCCAACAAAATCAGCAAAAACTTAGCATGGAAATAATGGATGTGACTTCCGCAGAGGTGGTTAACTATATGCAGGAATATAATGTCCAGCAATTGATCCACGGTCATACCCATCGTCCCGCCATTCATCAATTAGAAGTCAATAGTAAGCCAGCTCTTCGAATTGTGTTAGGTGATTGGTACGATCAAGGTAGTATGCTAAAAATCACTCCTAAATCCATTGATTTGATCAGCGCAGATTTAACAACTCCACCGTAG
- a CDS encoding peptidylprolyl isomerase, whose protein sequence is MVKLHTNYGVIVLNLFEDKAPKTVENFLSYVKDGFYDNTIFHRVIDGFMIQGGGFEPGMDQKDPNEPIQNEANNGVANNTGTIAMARTNDPHSATAQFFINLKDNSFLNFRSESMEGWGYCAFGEVVEGMDIVNKIKGVKTSRHGMHDDVPVEDVVIQKAEITD, encoded by the coding sequence ATGGTAAAACTACATACAAACTATGGCGTAATCGTACTTAACCTTTTTGAAGATAAAGCACCGAAGACGGTTGAGAACTTTTTAAGCTATGTAAAAGATGGATTTTACGACAACACAATATTTCATCGCGTCATAGATGGATTTATGATCCAAGGCGGTGGATTTGAGCCAGGAATGGACCAAAAAGATCCAAATGAGCCTATTCAAAATGAAGCGAATAACGGTGTAGCAAATAACACTGGTACTATTGCTATGGCTCGCACCAATGATCCACATTCAGCGACTGCGCAATTCTTCATAAACCTTAAAGACAATAGCTTCCTAAACTTTCGCAGTGAATCAATGGAAGGTTGGGGATACTGTGCATTTGGTGAAGTAGTTGAAGGCATGGATATCGTGAACAAAATTAAAGGGGTTAAAACATCCCGTCACGGAATGCATGATGATGTACCTGTTGAAGACGTCGTTATTCAAAAAGCTGAGATAACCGATTAA
- the cysS gene encoding cysteine--tRNA ligase: MQQIYNTLTRQKETFKPLVAGKVGLYVCGITVYDVCHMGHARTYLSFDLMVRYLRHKGYEVNYVRNITDVDDKIIQRANQNGETPEQLTQRTIALMHEDFAAINLLEPDVEPRVTTHIPEIIDVIERLIAKGHAYQAPSGDVLFDVSTYEQYGKLSRQDLDQLNAGERVEVSADKTDPLDFVLWKTVKPGEPYWDSPWGQGRPGWHIECSAMNSKHLGTHFDIHGGGSDLIFPHHENEVAQSCCAFDTPYVNYWMHTGMVQVDSEKMSKSLGNFFTLRDVLKDYDAETLRYFLMSAHYRSQLSYSEDNIKQAKSALERLYTALRDSQPNHDVDMQKGTYLQRFEAAMDDDFNTPEAFAVMFDLVKDINKSKGQEKSDLAGILLKLGDILGFLQMDPVAYLQGGAAQGDEVSVIEGLIKARNDARAEKDWAAADTARDALTAMGVVLEDSANGTIWRKI, from the coding sequence ATGCAACAAATATACAATACCCTCACTCGACAAAAAGAGACTTTTAAGCCATTAGTGGCTGGCAAAGTGGGTTTGTATGTCTGTGGGATTACGGTTTATGACGTTTGCCATATGGGACATGCTCGTACTTATCTGAGTTTCGATCTAATGGTGCGCTACCTGCGCCACAAAGGCTACGAGGTGAATTATGTTCGAAACATTACAGATGTGGATGACAAAATTATCCAAAGAGCCAATCAAAACGGCGAAACCCCTGAGCAGTTAACTCAGCGCACCATTGCTTTGATGCATGAAGATTTTGCTGCAATTAATTTGCTAGAGCCTGATGTCGAGCCGCGTGTTACCACTCATATTCCTGAAATTATCGACGTAATTGAACGATTAATTGCTAAAGGACATGCATATCAAGCGCCTAGTGGTGATGTGTTGTTTGATGTGAGTACCTACGAGCAATATGGCAAATTGAGTCGACAAGATTTAGATCAGCTTAATGCCGGTGAGCGAGTAGAGGTGTCAGCTGATAAAACTGACCCTCTAGACTTCGTATTGTGGAAAACAGTTAAACCCGGTGAACCTTATTGGGATTCTCCTTGGGGGCAAGGTCGTCCTGGTTGGCACATTGAATGTTCGGCCATGAATAGCAAACATTTAGGCACGCACTTTGATATTCACGGTGGTGGTTCTGATTTGATCTTCCCTCACCATGAAAATGAAGTGGCACAATCTTGCTGTGCATTTGACACTCCTTATGTGAATTACTGGATGCATACAGGAATGGTACAGGTGGATTCAGAAAAAATGTCTAAATCCCTAGGCAACTTTTTCACCTTGCGAGATGTTTTAAAAGATTATGATGCTGAAACCCTGCGTTATTTCTTGATGTCTGCCCATTATCGCAGTCAGCTAAGTTATTCTGAGGACAACATCAAGCAAGCTAAATCGGCGTTGGAACGTCTATATACTGCTTTGCGTGATAGTCAGCCTAACCATGACGTGGATATGCAAAAAGGTACTTATTTACAGCGTTTTGAAGCGGCCATGGATGATGATTTCAATACACCAGAAGCCTTCGCTGTGATGTTTGACTTGGTGAAAGATATCAACAAAAGCAAGGGCCAAGAAAAATCAGATCTAGCCGGTATTTTGTTGAAATTAGGAGACATCTTAGGATTTTTACAAATGGATCCTGTGGCCTATTTGCAAGGTGGCGCCGCTCAAGGCGATGAGGTTTCGGTAATCGAAGGATTAATTAAAGCCCGTAACGATGCCAGAGCCGAAAAAGATTGGGCAGCGGCCGATACTGCTCGTGATGCGCTAACGGCGATGGGGGTGGTGTTAGAAGACAGCGCCAACGGCACCATTTGGCGAAAAATCTAA